Proteins encoded within one genomic window of Bacteroides sedimenti:
- the gcvH gene encoding glycine cleavage system protein GcvH, giving the protein MNFPENLKYTNEHEWIRLDGEIAYVGITDYAQDQLGDIVFVDVPSEGETLAAGEVFGTIEVVKTISDLFLPVSGEIIEVNAALEENPELVNSDPYGEGWLVKVKPTDLSEFDALLDATAYRELINE; this is encoded by the coding sequence ATGAACTTTCCTGAAAATTTAAAGTACACAAACGAACACGAATGGATTCGTTTAGATGGCGAAATTGCTTATGTAGGTATCACTGATTATGCTCAGGATCAGCTGGGTGATATTGTTTTTGTTGATGTACCAAGTGAGGGTGAAACCCTTGCAGCAGGAGAAGTTTTCGGAACCATTGAGGTTGTGAAGACTATTTCCGATTTGTTTCTTCCTGTTTCCGGCGAGATTATTGAAGTAAACGCCGCTTTGGAAGAGAATCCGGAACTGGTTAATTCCGACCCGTATGGCGAAGGATGGCTCGTGAAGGTAAAGCCGACTGACTTGTCAGAGTTCGATGCTTTGCTCGACGCGACCGCATATCGCGAACTGATTAATGAATAA
- the rpoN gene encoding RNA polymerase factor sigma-54, whose product MVQGAHQIQTQQQVQTLSPQQILVVKLLELPAIELEDRVRAEILENPALEEGPEETTTEDTLERNSLDEDSSANDMEDFSMGDYLTEDDIPDYKLQENNRSREEKAEDIPFSEAISFYEMLKEQLGERSLDEHQQELAEYLIGSLDDDGLLRKSLVSIVDDLAIYSGIETNESELEQTLKMIQDFDPPGIGARTLQECLLIQINRKEDTPLKQIQIQIIEKCYDEFTRKHWDKIMQRLNLTDEEFNEALSEITRLNPRPGSSLGEAIGRNLQQIVPDFIVETYDDGTITLALNNRNVPELRMSRSFTEMLEEHTRNKANQSKESRNAMLFLKQKIDAAQGFIDAIKQRQNTLLTTMQAIIDVQRPFFLEGDESLLKPMILKDIADCTGLDISTISRVSNSKYVQTNYGIFSLKYFFGEGFTTEGGEEMSPREIRRILKEHIDKEDKKKPLTDDELTEILNKEGYPIARRTVAKYRQQLNIPVARLRK is encoded by the coding sequence ATGGTTCAAGGAGCTCATCAGATACAGACACAACAACAGGTTCAGACTCTTTCTCCGCAGCAGATACTGGTCGTAAAGTTACTGGAACTGCCGGCTATAGAGCTGGAGGATCGTGTTCGTGCCGAAATTCTCGAGAATCCCGCGCTTGAAGAGGGACCGGAAGAAACAACGACTGAAGATACCCTGGAAAGAAACTCTCTGGATGAAGATTCATCTGCCAATGATATGGAGGACTTTTCCATGGGTGATTACCTCACCGAGGACGACATCCCCGATTATAAGCTTCAGGAGAATAACCGATCCAGAGAGGAGAAAGCCGAAGATATCCCTTTTTCAGAGGCGATTTCATTTTATGAGATGCTTAAAGAACAACTTGGCGAAAGAAGTCTTGATGAACATCAGCAGGAACTGGCCGAATACCTGATAGGTTCGTTGGACGACGACGGACTGTTGAGGAAAAGCCTTGTAAGCATTGTCGATGATTTGGCTATCTACTCAGGTATTGAAACGAATGAATCGGAGCTGGAACAGACTCTTAAGATGATTCAGGACTTCGACCCTCCCGGAATTGGCGCCCGAACACTGCAAGAGTGTTTGCTAATACAGATTAACCGTAAGGAGGATACCCCCCTTAAACAAATACAGATTCAGATTATTGAAAAGTGCTATGACGAATTTACCCGCAAGCACTGGGATAAGATTATGCAACGGCTTAATCTGACGGATGAAGAATTTAACGAGGCTCTGTCGGAGATCACCCGCTTGAATCCACGTCCGGGAAGTTCATTGGGCGAAGCCATCGGACGGAACCTTCAGCAGATTGTACCCGATTTTATTGTTGAGACCTATGATGACGGAACAATTACGCTAGCCCTGAATAACCGGAATGTTCCTGAACTAAGGATGAGCCGCAGCTTTACCGAAATGCTGGAAGAGCATACCCGCAATAAGGCCAATCAGTCCAAGGAATCCCGGAATGCCATGTTGTTTCTGAAACAGAAAATCGATGCGGCACAAGGATTCATTGATGCCATTAAGCAGCGGCAGAATACGCTGCTCACCACCATGCAGGCCATCATCGATGTGCAACGCCCTTTCTTTCTGGAAGGAGACGAGTCATTGCTAAAGCCCATGATTCTGAAAGATATTGCCGATTGTACTGGCCTGGATATCTCCACCATCTCACGGGTGAGCAACAGTAAATATGTGCAGACCAATTACGGAATCTTTTCATTGAAATATTTCTTTGGCGAAGGATTTACCACCGAAGGCGGAGAAGAGATGTCGCCCAGAGAGATTCGGAGGATTCTGAAAGAGCATATTGACAAAGAAGATAAGAAAAAGCCATTGACGGATGATGAGTTGACAGAGATTCTGAACAAAGAGGGATATCCCATTGCCCGCCGCACCGTGGCCAAATACAGACAGCAGCTCAATATTCCGGTAGCAAGATTAAGAAAATGA
- a CDS encoding nucleoside kinase, which translates to MREKIQIYCRNNHMCKEFPIGSSLLQIFKGFDLDFPYQVVSAKVNNRSEGLNFRVYNNKDVEFLDVRDPSGMRTYVRSLCFVLCKAVDEVFPNGTILLEHPVSKGYFCNLRIGRPVTDEDVVRIKQRMQEIIDENIPFHRVECYISEAVKLFTQHNMMDKVKLLETSGAIYTYYYTLGEHVDYYYGSLLPRTGDIKLFDLVNYYGGVLLRIPNKENPDILEEVVKQEKMLDVFKEYLRWSDIMDMNNVGDFNEVCLAGHTTSVINVAEALQEKKIAQIADSIYHRSKSGGGVKLVLISGPSSSGKTTFCKRLSVQLMTNGLKPHSISLDNYFVNREETPLDEKGNYDYESLYALDLKLFNSHLQALLRGEEVEIPTFNFTQGKKEYNGHRLRISENTILILEGIHALNPELTPLIPPEKKFKIYVSALTTISLDDHNWIPTTDNRLLRRIIRDYNYRGYSAQETISRWPSVRAGEDKWIFPYQENADVMFNSALLFELAVLRSHVEPILNGVPRNCPEYAEAYRLLKFIKYFVAIQDKDIPPTSLLREFLGGSSFKY; encoded by the coding sequence ATGAGAGAAAAAATTCAGATATATTGTCGAAATAATCATATGTGTAAGGAGTTCCCCATTGGTAGTTCCTTGCTGCAGATTTTTAAAGGATTCGACCTTGATTTTCCTTATCAAGTGGTCAGTGCAAAAGTAAATAACCGATCCGAAGGTCTTAATTTCCGCGTTTATAATAATAAAGATGTTGAATTCCTGGATGTAAGAGATCCCTCAGGTATGCGTACCTACGTCCGGTCTTTATGTTTTGTGCTTTGCAAGGCAGTGGATGAAGTTTTTCCAAATGGAACCATATTGCTGGAACATCCCGTTTCAAAAGGATATTTTTGCAATTTACGCATTGGACGTCCGGTTACCGATGAAGATGTAGTGCGCATTAAGCAGCGGATGCAGGAGATTATCGATGAGAATATACCTTTTCATAGGGTGGAGTGTTATATCTCAGAGGCTGTTAAGTTGTTTACCCAACACAATATGATGGATAAGGTTAAGCTGTTGGAAACTTCCGGAGCAATTTATACCTACTATTATACATTGGGCGAGCATGTGGATTATTACTATGGAAGTTTGCTGCCTCGTACCGGCGATATCAAGCTGTTTGATCTGGTTAACTATTACGGAGGTGTGCTCCTTCGGATTCCCAACAAGGAGAATCCCGATATCTTGGAAGAGGTGGTGAAGCAGGAAAAAATGCTTGATGTCTTCAAAGAGTACCTTCGGTGGAGTGATATTATGGACATGAATAATGTGGGCGATTTCAATGAAGTTTGCCTGGCAGGACATACTACCAGCGTTATCAATGTAGCCGAAGCCCTTCAGGAGAAGAAGATTGCTCAGATTGCCGATTCAATATATCATCGGTCCAAGAGTGGAGGTGGCGTTAAACTGGTTCTTATTTCGGGCCCCTCTTCTTCCGGTAAAACTACTTTCTGCAAGCGTCTTTCGGTGCAACTCATGACTAATGGTCTTAAGCCACATTCCATTTCATTGGATAACTATTTTGTGAACCGTGAAGAGACTCCACTTGACGAGAAAGGGAATTATGATTATGAATCTCTTTACGCACTTGATTTGAAACTTTTTAATTCGCATTTACAAGCCCTGCTCCGGGGAGAAGAGGTGGAGATCCCGACCTTTAATTTTACTCAGGGCAAGAAAGAGTATAACGGTCATCGTTTGCGCATCAGTGAAAATACAATTCTGATACTGGAAGGTATTCATGCCTTGAATCCTGAATTGACACCGCTGATTCCGCCCGAAAAGAAGTTCAAGATATACGTCTCTGCATTGACAACCATTTCGCTGGACGATCACAATTGGATACCCACAACGGATAACCGGTTGTTGCGACGCATCATCCGCGATTATAACTACCGTGGATATTCTGCGCAGGAAACCATTTCGCGCTGGCCTAGTGTAAGGGCCGGAGAAGATAAATGGATATTCCCTTATCAGGAGAATGCAGATGTGATGTTTAACTCCGCACTCTTGTTTGAACTGGCAGTTCTTCGAAGTCACGTGGAGCCTATCCTGAACGGAGTTCCCCGTAATTGTCCTGAATATGCAGAGGCTTATCGTCTGCTCAAGTTCATCAAGTATTTTGTGGCGATACAAGATAAGGATATTCCGCCCACATCTCTCCTGAGAGAGTTTCTTGGAGGAAGCAGTTTTAAGTATTAA
- the rd gene encoding rubredoxin, whose amino-acid sequence MKKYRCTVCEYVYDPEKGDPESGIEPGTPFEDVPDDWVCPICGVGKEDFEPVGK is encoded by the coding sequence ATGAAGAAATACAGATGCACTGTTTGTGAATACGTTTATGATCCTGAAAAAGGAGATCCGGAATCTGGAATAGAACCCGGTACTCCGTTTGAGGATGTTCCCGACGATTGGGTTTGCCCCATTTGTGGTGTGGGTAAAGAAGATTTTGAACCTGTGGGTAAGTAA
- a CDS encoding SIR2 family NAD-dependent protein deacylase: protein MKKLVVLSGAGMSAESGVSTFRDAGGLWDRYPVEEVATPEGYRANPGLVINFYNERRRQLLTVEPNEGHHLVAELEKNFDVTVVTQNIDNLHERAGSSHIIHLHGELTKICSSYDPHDTQCIKELTPDEYEVKLGDLAPDGSQYRPYIVWFGEAVPKIEDAIDQVEKADIFLIIGTSMNVYPAAGLLNYVRPGAKVFLIDPKEVNVRSNGHQIHVIRKVASEGMRELLQLLSESASS from the coding sequence ATGAAAAAATTGGTTGTTTTGTCAGGTGCCGGGATGAGTGCAGAAAGTGGTGTAAGTACTTTCCGCGATGCCGGGGGCTTATGGGATCGATATCCTGTAGAGGAGGTGGCAACTCCTGAAGGCTACAGGGCCAATCCCGGATTAGTCATTAACTTTTATAACGAACGCCGCCGACAGCTACTTACTGTTGAGCCGAATGAAGGGCATCATCTTGTGGCTGAGCTGGAGAAAAATTTTGATGTGACTGTTGTGACACAAAATATCGATAATCTGCACGAACGTGCAGGGAGTTCGCATATAATTCACCTTCATGGAGAGTTGACTAAGATCTGTTCTTCGTACGACCCCCATGATACGCAATGTATAAAAGAACTAACTCCTGACGAATATGAAGTGAAACTTGGAGATTTGGCTCCTGACGGCTCGCAGTATCGTCCCTATATCGTATGGTTTGGAGAGGCTGTTCCTAAAATAGAAGATGCAATTGACCAGGTGGAGAAAGCAGATATATTTCTGATTATTGGCACATCCATGAATGTCTATCCGGCAGCCGGATTACTAAATTATGTTCGCCCCGGTGCAAAAGTGTTTCTGATTGATCCCAAAGAGGTCAATGTCAGAAGTAACGGACATCAGATTCATGTTATCCGTAAAGTGGCATCCGAAGGGATGAGAGAGCTGCTTCAGCTTCTTTCAGAGAGTGCATCGTCTTGA
- a CDS encoding FKBP-type peptidyl-prolyl cis-trans isomerase produces MLVCLNKKPNDNTYKSRMDKFSYAIGLGIGQNLLSMGAQGINVEDFANAIKAVLNGEEPAMSHTEAREIVNKYFEELETKMNAANIEKGAAFLEENKKKENVITLSSGLQYEVLVEGNGKKAKATDQVKCHYEGTLIDGTLFDSSVKRGEPAVFGVNQVIPGWVEALQLMPEGSKWRLYIPSNLGYGAHGAGEMIPPHSTLIFDVELIQVL; encoded by the coding sequence TTGTTAGTCTGCTTAAATAAAAAGCCAAATGATAACACTTATAAATCAAGAATGGATAAATTTAGTTATGCTATCGGCTTAGGTATAGGCCAAAACCTTTTGAGCATGGGAGCTCAGGGTATCAATGTAGAAGATTTTGCAAATGCAATCAAAGCTGTTCTGAATGGAGAGGAACCTGCTATGAGCCATACAGAAGCACGAGAAATTGTGAATAAGTATTTTGAAGAGCTGGAAACAAAAATGAACGCCGCCAATATTGAAAAAGGAGCTGCATTCCTTGAAGAAAATAAAAAGAAGGAAAATGTAATTACTTTATCCAGCGGATTGCAATACGAAGTTCTGGTAGAAGGAAACGGTAAGAAAGCAAAAGCTACCGACCAGGTGAAATGCCACTACGAAGGTACGCTGATTGACGGCACATTGTTCGACAGCTCCGTAAAAAGAGGCGAACCTGCAGTATTTGGTGTAAACCAGGTTATTCCGGGATGGGTGGAAGCACTTCAATTGATGCCAGAAGGCTCTAAATGGAGACTTTATATCCCTTCAAACCTGGGTTATGGTGCTCACGGTGCAGGAGAAATGATTCCTCCACACAGCACACTTATCTTTGATGTTGAATTAATTCAAGTATTATAA
- a CDS encoding FKBP-type peptidyl-prolyl cis-trans isomerase produces the protein MKKLSIFMAVAAAATLASCTGKAPKANLKTDIDSLSYSIGMSQTQGLKDYLVQQVKMDTTNMDEFIKGLKDGVKETSKKKDAYYAGLQIGQQIKNQMIKGVNRELFGDDSTKTISVENFMSGFIAGTLNKGGKMTMEEAQQYARMNMERIKSKSLEKTYAANKKAGQDFLAANKTKPGVVTTPSGLQYKIVKAGTGAIPTDTSKVKVHYKGTLIDGTEFDSSYKKNQPVEFVANQVIKGWTEALKLMPVGSKWILYIPQELAYGSRDTGTIKPFSTLIFEVELLEIAK, from the coding sequence ATGAAAAAATTAAGCATTTTTATGGCTGTTGCTGCTGCAGCAACTCTTGCTTCATGTACAGGTAAAGCTCCAAAAGCTAATCTTAAGACAGACATCGACTCACTGTCTTACTCAATCGGTATGTCACAAACACAAGGCTTGAAAGATTATTTAGTTCAACAAGTTAAGATGGACACTACTAATATGGATGAGTTCATCAAAGGTTTGAAAGACGGAGTGAAAGAAACAAGCAAAAAGAAAGACGCTTACTATGCAGGTCTTCAAATCGGACAACAGATCAAAAACCAGATGATCAAGGGTGTAAACAGAGAGTTGTTCGGTGATGACTCTACAAAGACCATCAGTGTAGAAAACTTCATGTCAGGTTTCATTGCAGGAACATTGAACAAGGGTGGCAAGATGACCATGGAAGAAGCTCAGCAATATGCAAGAATGAATATGGAAAGAATCAAGTCTAAATCACTTGAAAAAACATATGCCGCAAACAAAAAAGCAGGCCAGGATTTCCTTGCTGCAAATAAAACAAAACCAGGTGTAGTAACTACTCCAAGCGGTCTTCAATACAAAATTGTAAAAGCAGGAACAGGAGCAATCCCTACAGATACTTCTAAAGTAAAAGTACACTATAAAGGAACTTTGATTGATGGTACAGAGTTCGACAGCTCTTACAAAAAAAACCAACCAGTAGAATTTGTAGCTAACCAGGTAATCAAGGGATGGACAGAAGCCTTGAAACTGATGCCTGTTGGTTCTAAGTGGATTCTATACATTCCTCAGGAATTGGCTTACGGTTCAAGAGATACAGGTACAATCAAACCTTTCTCAACTTTGATTTTTGAAGTTGAATTACTTGAAATCGCGAAGTAA
- a CDS encoding Lrp/AsnC family transcriptional regulator, whose translation MEKIDSLDRQILEIISQNARIPFKDVAAECGVSRAAIHQRVQRLIDLGVIVGSGYHVNPKSLGYRTCTYVGIKLEKGSMYKNVVAQLEKIPEVVECHFTTGPYTMLTKVYACDNEHLMELLNSKMQEIPGVTATETLISLEQSIKKEVPIKADK comes from the coding sequence ATGGAAAAAATTGATAGTCTTGACAGGCAGATTCTGGAGATAATTTCACAGAACGCACGCATCCCGTTTAAAGATGTCGCTGCAGAATGTGGCGTATCGCGCGCAGCTATCCATCAACGTGTTCAACGATTGATAGACCTGGGTGTAATCGTTGGTTCCGGATATCACGTAAATCCTAAGAGTTTAGGATACAGAACCTGCACTTATGTAGGTATTAAACTGGAAAAAGGATCCATGTACAAAAATGTGGTGGCACAGCTTGAAAAAATTCCAGAGGTTGTGGAATGCCATTTCACAACAGGGCCATACACCATGCTTACAAAAGTATACGCTTGCGATAATGAGCACCTGATGGAGCTGCTCAATTCGAAAATGCAGGAAATCCCAGGAGTTACAGCTACTGAGACACTGATTTCTTTAGAACAGAGCATCAAGAAAGAAGTTCCAATTAAAGCAGATAAATAA
- a CDS encoding DUF4491 family protein — protein sequence MTDLLNSYHLTGLVIGICTFLIIGLFHPIVIKAEYYWSTKCWWIFLILGVAGVIASFATEDVFFSSLLGVFAFSSFWTIKEIFDQEKRVKKGWFPKNPKRTYKF from the coding sequence ATGACTGACTTGTTAAACTCTTATCATCTTACCGGACTTGTAATAGGAATCTGCACCTTCCTGATAATAGGGCTCTTTCATCCTATTGTGATTAAAGCGGAATATTATTGGAGTACAAAATGTTGGTGGATCTTTCTTATATTAGGGGTTGCTGGGGTTATTGCCTCTTTTGCAACTGAAGATGTATTTTTTTCTTCTTTGCTGGGAGTCTTTGCGTTTTCTTCATTCTGGACTATCAAGGAGATTTTTGACCAGGAAAAGCGTGTAAAGAAAGGATGGTTTCCTAAGAATCCTAAACGAACCTACAAATTTTAA